A genome region from Proteus vulgaris includes the following:
- the arnT gene encoding lipid IV(A) 4-amino-4-deoxy-L-arabinosyltransferase, translated as MRVDFVERYKWFLLFIFIFLTYFIPLETRLLWQPDEIRYAEISREMLLSGNWSVPYMLDIRYFEKPVLGYWLNSIAQWLFGSGNFSVRVVVVTSTLLTGLFVYRAAMLVWHKRTLAFNALVVFLSSFLVLAIGTYNILDPIVTMFVTIAMYYFLSGLSAQDKKSKISAYILVGVFCGLGFLTKGFIAVVLPALVFFVTAISLSRFKEVLCYAPIALISMLIIAGPWVISVALQAPDYWHYFFWIEHVQRFVEKGTARSQPMWFYLPIVIFGILPWLGFLFGALKSAILLKKGTLYFSFWLFLFFAFFSASSGKLLTYMLPCFVPLSILIAHYMEELKNKQNEKTHNINAIINTVFGLVGISIIVYSLFSTRFMLYETTEKYKALLGIMGFLCWSVMGIASFFKPTRLLTLFCSIGLSLVIGYAIPHKVESRNTPEKVINHYYSELADKPYILTDEVGIGTSLAWSLKRTDIRLTETKGELAYGLAYPDVQNKYYDLKQLVNLIEENNYQGIAIVLVRPERKEILSIISQLKRKPIVEKQGDLTFVFFN; from the coding sequence ATGCGTGTTGACTTTGTAGAAAGATATAAATGGTTTCTACTTTTTATTTTTATATTTTTAACCTATTTTATTCCTCTCGAAACACGGCTACTCTGGCAACCCGATGAGATCCGTTATGCCGAAATTAGCCGAGAAATGCTTTTATCAGGCAATTGGTCTGTACCTTACATGCTGGATATTCGCTATTTTGAAAAGCCAGTATTGGGATATTGGTTAAACAGTATTGCACAATGGTTATTTGGGAGCGGTAATTTTTCTGTTCGTGTCGTCGTTGTGACTTCAACCTTACTTACCGGCTTATTTGTTTATCGTGCTGCTATGCTAGTTTGGCATAAGCGTACTTTAGCGTTTAATGCACTGGTGGTTTTTTTATCCTCATTTCTTGTGTTAGCTATTGGTACCTACAATATTCTTGATCCTATCGTAACAATGTTTGTCACTATTGCGATGTATTACTTTTTAAGTGGATTATCTGCCCAAGATAAAAAGTCAAAAATTAGTGCTTATATTTTAGTCGGTGTTTTCTGTGGATTAGGTTTTTTAACTAAAGGTTTTATTGCTGTTGTATTACCTGCATTAGTATTTTTTGTAACCGCAATTAGTTTATCTCGTTTTAAAGAAGTCCTTTGTTATGCACCAATAGCGCTTATCTCTATGCTTATTATTGCGGGTCCATGGGTGATTTCAGTTGCACTTCAAGCTCCTGATTATTGGCACTACTTCTTTTGGATTGAGCATGTACAACGCTTTGTTGAAAAAGGAACGGCAAGATCACAACCTATGTGGTTTTATTTGCCTATTGTTATTTTCGGTATTTTACCTTGGTTAGGGTTCTTATTTGGGGCTCTTAAATCAGCAATTCTCTTGAAAAAGGGAACTCTTTATTTCTCGTTTTGGTTATTCCTATTTTTTGCTTTCTTTTCTGCCTCCAGCGGTAAGTTATTAACCTATATGTTACCTTGTTTTGTGCCACTTTCTATTTTGATTGCTCATTATATGGAAGAGCTAAAAAACAAACAAAATGAAAAAACTCATAATATTAATGCGATTATCAATACGGTTTTTGGGCTTGTAGGTATCTCTATTATTGTTTACTCGCTTTTTTCTACACGATTTATGTTATATGAAACAACGGAAAAATATAAAGCATTGCTGGGTATTATGGGGTTCTTATGTTGGAGTGTGATGGGGATCGCGTCATTTTTTAAACCCACTCGTTTACTGACTTTATTTTGTTCGATAGGGTTAAGTCTAGTAATTGGGTATGCTATTCCTCATAAAGTAGAAAGTAGAAACACCCCAGAAAAGGTAATTAACCACTATTATAGTGAGCTTGCAGATAAACCTTATATTTTAACAGATGAAGTCGGGATCGGAACATCTTTAGCATGGAGTTTAAAACGCACTGATATTCGTTTAACAGAGACGAAAGGGGAGCTTGCTTATGGTTTGGCATATCCTGATGTGCAAAATAAATATTATGATCTTAAGCAGTTAGTTAACTTAATTGAAGAGAATAATTATCAAGGGATTGCGATTGTTTTAGTCCGACCAGAGCGAAAAGAAATATTATCTATTATCAGTCAATTAAAGAGAAAACCTATTGTTGAAAAACAGGGTGACTTAACATTTGTTTTCTTTAATTAA
- a CDS encoding TolC family outer membrane protein, translated as MMPIKKLSAILFIWMLSFHAIAISLSDLYFLAVKNDPTFNAAIKEQVAGKEYENIGLSQLLPTVHVNYQNNPRNWQRKVYPINTNKGEIRKTEYQNYQSHSVSAIISQPLFDYTAFSDYKSSVIKTLLSDSRYQVKFSELVIRLVDNYIELAYAQDKLLLNLSQQEIYKQQLTSSQRLFELGEGTKTDISEIQTRLYLTQSQYTDIQLELDNAKNKLSSMIGTPLPHAEHIAKLSNNSFILQPITPNNYESWENEAMKNNLNIQTARYEMAIAKQEVEKNRGEFFPTVQLYASYSNSDSDSNNTVNQKYQSANVGVYVSLPLFNGGKTTASMRQSTALYQMSAFERDAIIQQITQELRHQYQICTTSHIKLNAYEQSVSSAKLQLDATQKSYIGGQRTMVDVLNAEELLYRAQQDLVKAKYDYIQAWTLLHQYTNTLDIEKIKLIEGYFQ; from the coding sequence ATGATGCCAATAAAAAAACTCTCTGCTATTTTATTTATATGGATGCTAAGTTTTCATGCTATTGCGATCAGCTTGTCTGATCTTTATTTCTTAGCAGTAAAAAATGATCCTACATTTAATGCTGCAATAAAAGAACAAGTTGCGGGTAAAGAGTATGAAAATATTGGATTATCTCAATTACTCCCAACCGTGCACGTCAACTATCAAAATAATCCTCGAAATTGGCAACGAAAAGTTTATCCGATTAATACGAATAAAGGAGAAATAAGAAAAACAGAATATCAAAATTATCAAAGCCATTCTGTCAGTGCCATTATTAGCCAACCACTCTTTGATTACACGGCATTTAGTGATTACAAATCATCAGTAATCAAAACATTATTATCTGACAGCCGTTATCAAGTGAAATTTTCCGAGTTAGTAATCAGATTAGTGGATAATTATATAGAATTGGCTTATGCACAGGATAAATTATTATTAAATCTTTCACAGCAAGAAATTTATAAACAACAGCTAACATCAAGCCAGCGTTTATTCGAATTAGGAGAAGGAACAAAAACAGATATTTCAGAGATCCAAACGCGATTATATTTAACTCAATCTCAATATACAGATATCCAGCTTGAGTTAGATAATGCTAAAAATAAACTCAGTTCAATGATTGGTACACCACTACCTCATGCCGAACATATAGCAAAATTAAGCAATAATAGTTTTATATTACAACCTATCACACCCAATAATTATGAATCATGGGAAAATGAGGCGATGAAAAACAACCTCAATATTCAAACCGCTCGTTATGAAATGGCAATAGCAAAACAAGAAGTGGAAAAAAATAGAGGTGAATTTTTCCCAACGGTACAACTCTATGCTTCTTATTCTAATAGTGATTCCGATAGCAATAATACCGTAAATCAAAAATATCAATCAGCGAACGTTGGCGTTTATGTCAGCTTACCTTTATTTAATGGTGGAAAAACAACAGCGTCAATGCGTCAGTCTACTGCATTGTATCAAATGAGTGCTTTTGAAAGAGATGCAATTATCCAGCAAATCACGCAAGAATTACGTCATCAATACCAAATATGTACAACGAGTCATATTAAATTGAATGCCTATGAGCAATCCGTTTCCTCTGCTAAATTGCAATTAGATGCGACTCAAAAAAGCTATATTGGTGGGCAGAGAACAATGGTCGATGTTCTTAATGCTGAAGAATTATTATACCGTGCTCAACAAGATTTAGTGAAAGCTAAATATGATTATATTCAGGCTTGGACATTATTACATCAATATACTAATACATTAGATATTGAAAAAATAAAATTAATTGAAGGTTATTTTCAATAA
- a CDS encoding HlyD family type I secretion periplasmic adaptor subunit, whose protein sequence is MITKKNEIDIVHGISDDPRKFLIIGWSVIFLGLAIFIFWAAFAPLDKGVSAKGNVSISGNKKSVQASVEGIITDILVKNGDSVIEGQPLIQLSPIQSKALVKSLSEQYDNLLITQQRLYAQLNEKTEFILDPNEKYYSTSENLNKLSLLQNKLLNEKYIELHSEINGYNAIIDGISNRLVHLKRSTLNKQHQINSLQNQIKDLYTLANEGYIPRHRYQEIERELAENNNHLNDTYGQISTLEKQKLEYQQKILQRNANFYQSARTDLNQVQLQISETEKQLIIEIDKLKKMQITAPISGIVMDLSVFTQGGVVRTGQTLMEVVPQDHQLIIEARLAPHLIDKVTPGLPVDLMFSAFNQNTTPKIPGEVTLISADRLIDERTTEPYYQVFINVKDNSVLINNKNKLKAGMPVDVFINTGDRSLLNYLFKPVLDRIHTSLTEE, encoded by the coding sequence ATGATCACAAAAAAAAATGAAATCGATATTGTTCATGGTATTTCAGATGATCCTAGAAAATTCTTAATAATAGGATGGTCAGTTATTTTTTTAGGTCTTGCTATTTTTATTTTTTGGGCGGCATTTGCGCCTTTAGATAAAGGTGTATCTGCGAAAGGAAATGTTTCAATTTCAGGTAATAAAAAGAGTGTTCAAGCTTCAGTAGAAGGTATTATTACTGATATTTTAGTGAAGAATGGTGATAGCGTAATCGAAGGTCAACCCCTTATTCAATTAAGTCCTATCCAATCAAAAGCCTTAGTAAAATCCTTATCAGAACAATATGATAATTTACTGATTACTCAACAACGCTTATATGCTCAATTAAATGAAAAAACAGAATTTATCTTAGATCCTAATGAAAAATATTATTCTACTTCAGAAAATTTAAATAAACTATCTCTACTTCAAAATAAATTACTTAATGAAAAGTATATTGAGTTGCATAGTGAAATAAATGGCTATAACGCTATTATTGATGGGATTTCTAATCGTTTAGTTCATTTAAAAAGATCCACTTTAAATAAACAACACCAAATTAATAGTTTGCAAAATCAAATCAAAGACTTATACACGCTTGCTAATGAAGGTTATATTCCTCGTCATCGTTATCAAGAAATTGAGCGTGAACTCGCTGAAAATAATAACCATCTTAATGATACATATGGACAAATAAGTACATTAGAAAAACAAAAATTGGAATATCAACAAAAAATATTGCAACGTAATGCTAATTTTTATCAATCGGCACGTACTGACCTTAACCAAGTTCAATTACAAATAAGTGAAACAGAAAAACAACTTATCATTGAAATTGATAAACTAAAAAAGATGCAAATTACGGCACCTATTTCAGGAATAGTAATGGATTTATCTGTTTTTACTCAAGGTGGTGTTGTAAGAACAGGTCAAACACTAATGGAAGTTGTTCCTCAAGATCATCAATTAATTATTGAGGCACGTTTAGCGCCCCATCTTATTGATAAAGTTACCCCTGGTCTTCCTGTTGATTTAATGTTTAGTGCATTCAATCAAAATACAACCCCAAAAATTCCCGGAGAAGTAACATTAATTTCAGCAGATAGACTTATTGATGAAAGAACAACAGAACCTTATTATCAAGTGTTTATTAATGTTAAAGATAATTCTGTTCTTATCAATAATAAAAACAAATTAAAAGCTGGAATGCCTGTTGATGTATTTATTAATACAGGGGATCGTTCATTACTAAATTATCTCTTTAAACCTGTTTTAGATAGGATCCATACTTCATTGACGGAAGAATAA